A part of Haliotis asinina isolate JCU_RB_2024 chromosome 10, JCU_Hal_asi_v2, whole genome shotgun sequence genomic DNA contains:
- the LOC137298681 gene encoding complement C1q-like protein 3 translates to MMRYLLVLPMFVLAACADNEPELNKRENCVVSSLVNRVLQLGRTVENLSTELRSMKSTLQDKDALLANITRYLATQVTDVAYSVSLQSNIQQIGQKPLTFDTVDYNKGNAYNKTTGMFTAPVSGTYVFWANVMIRSTTHMTIRIMKELTMIARGYITTQGHGVASIITTTYLGQGDQVWMDAGTAPSTFPLRGSKCSSYGGTLIRAQ, encoded by the exons ATGATGCGTTATCTGCTTGTGTTGCCGATGTTTGTTCTTGCTGCCTGTGCCGACAACGAGCCCGAATTGAACAAAAGAGAGAATTGTGTTGTGAGCAGTTTGGTCAACCGCGTTCTTCAACTGGGACGGACTGTGGAAAATCTGTCAACAGAACTGAGGTCCATGAAATCCACCCTACAGGACAAGGACGCACTGCTCGCTAATATTACACGATACCTTG CGACTCAAGTGACTGATGTGGCCTACAGCGTGTCTCTACAGTCAAACATCCAGCAGATTGGTCAAAAACCTCTTACATTTGACACCGTCGATTACAACAAGGGCAATGCTTACAACAAGACCACTGGTATGTTCACAGCCCCCGTGTCTGGCACCTACGTCTTCTGGGCAAATGTGATGATAAGATCGACTACTCACATGACCATCCGCATCATGAAAGAACTCACGATGATTGCTCGTGGGTATATCACTACCCAAGGGCACGGTGTAGCATCCATCATCACCACTACCTACTTGGGCCAAGGAGACCAGGTTTGGATGGATGCTGGTACCGCTCCGTCCACCTTTCCTCTCCGCGGAAGCAAATGTTCAAGTTATGGCGGAACACTCATTCGTGCCCAATAA